CGCTGGTAACGATCGCGGCAATCGATTTCGCGACCGTCATTCTGGCCGAATCCTCGCTCAGCTTCCTCGGCCTCGGCATCCAGCCGCCGGACTTCACGTGGGGGGCCATGGTTGCGAATGGCCGCGGCTATCTGGCATCCGCGTGGTGGATTGCCTTCTGGCCGGGACTTGCCATCCTGCTGACGACCCTTTCCCTCAACATTCTCGCCAGTTGGGCGCGGACCGTTGCCGATCCGCTGCAGCGCTGGCGCCTGCAATCGCTGCGAAAGGCCCCGCGATGACCGCGTCGGACAAGCCAATTCTTAAGATCGACAACCTGACGGTCGACTTCCTGTCCGAAGGCGATCCGGTTCGGGCCGTCGACGATGTGTCCTTCGATGTCTGCCCCGGGGAGACTTTGGTGATTCTCGGCGAAAGCGGTTCCGGCAAGAGCGTCAGTACCGGGACAGTCATGGGGCTTATCGACTGCCCGCCGGGCGACATCGTCTCCGGCTCCCTGATTTTCGATGGAACGGACCTGTCACGGCTCGATGAAGAGGAGCGGCGCGAGTTGAACGGGCGTCGCATTGCCATGATCTTTCAGGATCCGCTGGCCTATCTCAACCCTGTCTACACCGTAGGGCGACAGATCGCCGAAGTCTTCGAAAGTCATCGCGACGGCGATGCCGGTCCGGTGCGGGACAAGGTCGTCCATCTGCTGGAACGCGTCGGTATTCCGGAAGCGGAAAAGCGGATCGACTATTATCCGCATCAGTTTTCCGGTGGCCAGCGCCAGCGCGTGATGATCGCGATGGCAATCGCGCTGAAACCGGACATCCTGATCGCCGACGAGCCGACTACGGCGCTCGATGTGAGCGTCCAGTCGCAGATCCTCGAACTGTTGAGGGACTTGCAGCGCGAAACCGGCATGGCGCTGATCATGATCACTCACGATCTTGAAGTTGCCGCGGCAATGGCGGACCGCATCATTGTCATGAATGGCGGAAAGGTGGTCGAGAGCGGCCCCGCGCAGGATATTTTCACCAATCCGGGTCATGCCTATACGCGCCGGCTGATGTCGGCATTGCCGCATGCCGGTTCGTCGCCGAAACAGCCGCGAGCCGAGATCAAGGGCGAGATTCTGTTGCAGGTTGAACACCTGAGCAAGCATTACATACTCGGTTCCGGCCCTTTCTCGTCCAAACGGGAATTCCGGGCCGTCGACGATGTCAGTTTCACTGTCCGGCGCGGAGAGACAGTGGGTATCGTCGGCGAATCCGGTTCGGGCAAGTCGAGCATTGCGCGCATGTTGCTGCGGCTCAACGATCCGACGTCCGGCAAGGCGCTGTTCGCCGGCGCAGATATTTTCAAGCTGGAAGGCAAAGCGCTGAACGGCTTCCGACGGCGCGTGCAGATGGTGTTCCAGGATCCGTTCGGCTCGATGAACCCGCGCATGAACGTGCGCTCGATCGTTTCAGAGCCGTGGGTGATCCATCGCGACATTCTGCCAAGAGCGCGTTGGAAAGACCGTGTCGTGGAGCTTCTGGAACTCGTGGGCATGAAGGCCGAGCATGCCGAGCGCCATCCTCACCAGTTTTCCGGCGGCCAACGTCAACGCATCGCGATTGCTCGCGCTCTGGCCAGCGAGCCGGAACTGATTGTGTGCG
Above is a window of Rhizobium etli 8C-3 DNA encoding:
- a CDS encoding ABC transporter ATP-binding protein, whose translation is MTASDKPILKIDNLTVDFLSEGDPVRAVDDVSFDVCPGETLVILGESGSGKSVSTGTVMGLIDCPPGDIVSGSLIFDGTDLSRLDEEERRELNGRRIAMIFQDPLAYLNPVYTVGRQIAEVFESHRDGDAGPVRDKVVHLLERVGIPEAEKRIDYYPHQFSGGQRQRVMIAMAIALKPDILIADEPTTALDVSVQSQILELLRDLQRETGMALIMITHDLEVAAAMADRIIVMNGGKVVESGPAQDIFTNPGHAYTRRLMSALPHAGSSPKQPRAEIKGEILLQVEHLSKHYILGSGPFSSKREFRAVDDVSFTVRRGETVGIVGESGSGKSSIARMLLRLNDPTSGKALFAGADIFKLEGKALNGFRRRVQMVFQDPFGSMNPRMNVRSIVSEPWVIHRDILPRARWKDRVVELLELVGMKAEHAERHPHQFSGGQRQRIAIARALASEPELIVCDEAVSALDVSIQMQVIALLADLRGSLGLSYVFITHDLPIVREFADRILVMQQGKVVEESETEILFNSPKHHYTKSLLNSVPRPKWA